From Pan troglodytes isolate AG18354 chromosome 9, NHGRI_mPanTro3-v2.0_pri, whole genome shotgun sequence, the proteins below share one genomic window:
- the APOA5 gene encoding apolipoprotein A-V, translated as MASMAAVLTWALALLSAFSATQARKGFWDYFSQTSGDKGRVEQIHQQKMAREPATLKDSLEQDLNNMNKFLEKLRPVSGSEAPRLPQDPVGMRQQLQEELEEVKARLQPYMAEAHELVGWNLEGLRQQLKPYTMDLMEQVALRVQELQEQLRVVGEDTKAQLLGGVDEARALLQGLQSRVVHHTGRFKELFHPYAESLVSGIGRHVQELHRSVAPHAPASPARLSRCVQVLSRKLTLKAKALHARIQQNLDQLREELSRAFAGTGTEEGAGPDPQMLSEEVRQRLQAFRQDTYLQIAAFTRAIDQETEEVQQQLAPPPPGHSAFAPEFQQTDSGKVLSKLQARLDDLWEDITHSLHDQGHSHLGDP; from the exons ATGGCAAGCATGGCTGCCGTGCTCACCTGGGCTCTGGCTCTTCTTTCAG CGTTTTCAGCCACCCAGGCACGGAAAGGCTTCTGGGACTACTTCAGCCAGACCAGCGGGGACAAAGGCAGGGTGGAGCAGATCCATCAGCAGAAGATGGCTCGCGAGCCCGC GACCCTGAAAGACAGCCTTGAGCAAGACCTCAACAACATGAACAAGTTCCTGGAAAAGCTGAGGCCTGTGAGTGGGAGCGAGGCTCCTCGGCTCCCACAGGACCCGGTGGGCATGCGGCAGCAGCTGCAGGAGGAGTTGGAGGAGGTGAAGGCTCGCCTCCAGCCCTACATGGCAGAGGCGCACGAGCTGGTGGGCTGGAATTTGGAGGGCTTGCGGCAGCAACTGAAGCCCTACACGATGGATCTGATGGAGCAGGTGGCCCTGCGCGTGCAGGAGCTGCAGGAGCAGTTGCGCGTGGTGGGAGAAGACACCAAGGCCCAGCTGCTGGGGGGCGTGGACGAGGCGCGGGCTTTGCTGCAGGGACTGCAGAGCCGCGTGGTGCACCACACCGGCCGCTTCAAAGAGCTCTTCCACCCATACGCCGAGAGCCTGGTGAGCGGCATCGGGCGCCACGTGCAGGAGCTGCACCGCAGTGTGGCTCCGCACGCCCCCGCCAGCCCCGCGCGCCTCAGTCGCTGCGTGCAGGTGCTCTCCCGGAAGCTCACGCTCAAGGCCAAGGCCCTGCACGCACGCATCCAGCAGAACCTGGACCAGCTGCGCGAAGAGCTCAGCAGAGCCTTTGCAGGCACTGGGACTGAGGAAGGGGCCGGCCCGGACCCCCAGATGCTCTCCGAGGAGGTGCGCCAGCGACTTCAGGCTTTCCGCCAGGACACCTACCTGCAGATAGCTGCCTTCACTCGCGCCATCGACCAGGAGACTGAGGAGGTCCAGCAGCAGCTGGCGCCACCTCCACCAGGCCACAGTGCCTTCGCCCCAGAGTTTCAACAAACGGACAGTGGCAAGGTTCTGAGCAAGCTGCAGGCCCGTCTGGATGACCTGTGGGAAGACATCACTCACAGCCTTCATGACCAGGGCCACAGCCATCTGGGGGACCCCTGA